Within Candidatus Polarisedimenticolia bacterium, the genomic segment GTCCCGCCCTCGGGCTGATTTACCTGCGCGTGTTCGATCTCGACCGCATCGAATGGCTGTGCGGCTGGGAGGTGTTCGACACCATCTTGCGCGAGATGGCGCAGGAGGCGGCGCGGCTGCGCGGCTCGACCTATCCGAACGGCACCTTGCTGGCATCCATCGGGATCCACGGCGGCGGCTTCGTCCTCTTCCTCCCGGAGAACTTCCTGGGTTCGGAGCCCAGCCTGGCGGACCTGGAGGCGATCGCCGCCGCCCTGGCGCGCAAGCTGCACGGCGCCGTGTGCCACCGGATCCCGGAGGAGATCTCCGCCGAGGTGGAGATCAACGCCGGCTTCTCCCTGCTGCGCTGCGATCCGATGTTCCGGCTGGAGAGGCTGGTCTACCGCGCGGTCGACGAGGCCCGTGTCATGGCCGAGAAGGCGGCGCATCGGGACGATGCCCGGCGCGGCGCCGAGCTGCGCCAGATCATCCGCGCCGGCCTCGTGGAGACCTACTTCCAGCCGATCGTGCACGTCCACTCGGGGGAAGTCTTCGGCTACGAGGCGCTCACCCGCGGACCGCGCGGCACGATGTTCGAGACGCCCAAGGCGCTGTTCGGGCTGTCCGACCGGCTGCGCATCTCGCCGCTGCTCGATGGAGTCTGCCGGCGCCGCGCCCTGGCGGCGGCCCGCGGCCTGGACGCCGGAGTGAAGCTTTTCCTCAACCTGCTTCCCTCGGCGCTCGCCGATCCCCGCTTCGCGGTGGAGGAGGACGGCGTGCGGGAAGGAGAGATGGCCGCCTCCGACGTCGTGCTGGAGATCACGGAGCGGTCGGGAATCGAGGACTTCGACGCCTTCGGGCGGCGGCTGGAGCGCCTGCGCTCGCGCGGCTTCCAGGTCGCCATCGACGACGTGGGGACCGGTTATTCCAGCCTGCAGACGATCTCGGAGGTGCGCCCCGAGTTCCTGAAGATCGATCATTCGCTGGTCAAGGAGGTCGATCGCACCCTGATCAAGCAGGAGATCGTCGCCTCCATCCTGCAGCTCGGCGAGCGCATCGGCTCGCGCGTGATCGCCGAAGGGATCGAGACGGAGCAGGAATACGAGATGGTGCGCGGCTTCGGAGTGCAGCTCGGTCAGGGTTATTTTTTTGGAGCGCCCGGGCCGCCCCCGGCCGGCGCCGGAAGGCCTGCGGCGGGCGTCTGATCCTGCCGCCACGAGGGAGCTCGACATGTTCCCGCTGGCGCTGGCCGATCTCCTCCCGTGCGGCGCGGTAATCGCCGGGTTCCTGGGAACCTGGCTGCAGACGCCATGGGGCCGCTTCATGCTGTTGCTCGCCTTGCTGGCACTGCTGTCGGTCGCCCTCCTCCTCATCCTGATTCCGCTGGCGCGTCGATCTTCCACCCTGCTGCTGCACTCTCTGGCGGTGCGCCTGGAAGGGGCGCGGCTCGGCGTGCCCGCCGCGATCCATCCGCGCGAAGACTCGAGCGAGGCGAAGGGGCTGGTGGAAAGCGTCAACCGGCTGGTCGAAGGGGCCGCAGGCCGCGAGCGCGACCTGCGCGGCCGCATCGGCCATCTCGAAGCCCTGCTCGATCTGCCGCGCGACGTCGGGCTGCTGGCCACCGATGCGGAGGGGCGCATCACGACCTTCGGACCCGGAGCCGTCGCCCTGCTCGGTTACTCCGCCGCGGAAGTGACCGGCCGCCACATCGAGGCGCTTTTCCCCGATGCCGCCTGGAAGGAGCTTCTGCCGAAGCTGACGCGACGATCCCGGCGCGAAGAAGGGCTACGCGTCGGCACCGTCATGATCCGGCGCGACCTGTCCGAGATGCCGGTGACGATCTCGATCGGCCCCGAGCCGGCCGCGCGGGAGCCGTACCGCTTCGTGGCCGTGCTCCAGGATGCCGGCGCGCAGCAGCAGGAAGCACGGCGCCTGCAGCAGCTGCAGCGACAGGCTTCGATTCTTCTGGAAACCGTGCAGGACGCCGTGCTGGTCTGCCGGGACGGCCGGATCGCCGAGGCGAACTCCGCAAGCGAGGGGCTGCTCGGAGCGCGCCGTGAAGAGCTGATCGGCCGCAGCTTCAAAGAGCTTCTGGCTCCCGAGGATCTCCTTTCGGGACTGCACTATCTCGACGCGGCCCAGGATCGGGAAGAAAGCCTGGAATTCAGCGCGCGGCTGGCGGTCCCTGGCGGAGCGCCACGGCGCGTTCGGATCCGTCTCAAGCGCTTCCCGAGCGGCGCCGGCTTCTCGATCCTGGCGGCGGTGCGCGGCGAGGCGACCGCCGCGGTGGGCCCGGTGGAGGAAGCCTCGATCCGCCAGTTGCTGGATGCCGCGCTCGATTCCGTTTCCGAGGGGATCCTGGTGCAGGAAGCCGATCCTGCCGGAGCCGCGGGCTTCCTGCTGGTGAACCGGCGGCTGGAGGAGTTCCTGGGCGCTCCCGGGCGCGAGGTGCTTGCCTGGTCGCCCACCCGGCTCATCGAAGAGCTGCGCGCGCGCGGCGCTGCTCCGGAAGGCCTGGCCCTGCCCCAAGGTCCCGAGGATCCGCCCCTTGTCATCACCTTGCGCATCCCCTCCGACCGGACGCTGGAGGTGCGCTCCGGACCCTTGCGTGATGGGGCGGGCGGCATGCAGGGACGTATCCTGTCCTTCCGGGACGTCAGCGCCAGCCGTGCCGCGGAGCAGGCTCTGCGCCAAGGGCACGACGAACTGGCGGCGGCTCGCGGCCGGCTGGAGGAGGCGGTTGCGGCGCTGCAGGCCGCGAAAGCCGATCTGGCGGCGCGCAACGAGCAGCTGGAGAGGCTGAACCGCGACCTGCGCTCGGTCGACGAGATGAAATCGGGGCTGCTGGCGAACGTGTCGCACGAGCTGCAGACGCCGCTCGTGCTGATCAAGGGCTACACCGAGATGATCCTGAAGCGCAAGATCGGTCCGCTGACCGGCGAGCAGGAGAAGGGGCTGGGCGTGGCGTTGCGAAACATCGACCGGCTGGTCGAGATGATCGACAACCTGCTCGACTTCTCCCGCATGGAGCGCGGCGAGTCGCCGCTCGATCTCGAGGAGTTCCCCCTCCGGCAGGTGATCGACGAGGCGGTGGAGCTGCTGCGCGGCAAGCTCGAGACGGCGGGGCTCTCTCTCACGACCGAATACGAGACCGACGACTTGATGGTGCGCGCCGACCGGGGGAAGATCTCGCAGGTCTTCATCAACCTTCTCTCCAATGCCGTCAAGTTCAACCGCCCGCAGGGGAGCATCGAGATCCGCGTCGGCGCCCCGGAAGGCGGGAATGTGGCGGTGGAGATCAGCGACACCGGCATCGGGATTCCGCCCGCCGAGCGGGAACGGATCTTCGATCGCTTCTACCAGGTCGAGTCGATTCCGCAGCGCCACGAGGGGACCGGCATCGGGCTGTCGATCGTCAAGGAGATTCTGGCCCTGCACCATTGCGAGATCGCCGTCGAAAGCGTCGAGGGGGAGGGGAGCCGGTTCCGCTTCACCCTGCCGCGCGGCGCCTCACCGGCGCCGCCGCGCCCGCGTCCGGGAGCGCGCCAGGGTCATCCGCAACCCCGCTGAGCCTACCCCCTTTGGTTATTTCGCCGCGCGCTGGCGGTAGGCTTCGTACAGGAGGATGGCCGCCGCTGCGGCGACATTCAGCGATTCGACGCTTCCTCCCATCTGGATGGTGACCCGCGTGTCGCACGCGGCGACGAGCTCCGGCGAGACACCATCTCCTTCATTTCCGAACACCAGCGCCAGCGGCCCCTTCAAATCGGCGCGCGCCGGTGGCACGCCCCCGTCGGAGAGCGTCACGACCTGCCGGATCCGCCGCGCTTCGGCGAGACGTCTCCACTCGACGGACGAGGCGGGATGCAGCAGCGGCACGCGCAGCACCGAGCCGGCGGAAGCGCGGCCGGCGCGAGTCTGGTAGGGATCGGCTGTCCCCGGCAGGAGGACCACCGCGCGCACTCCCGCCGCCTCTCCGAGGCGCAGCAGCGTCCCGAGGTTGCCCGGGTCGCGGACCCGATCCAGGACCAGCAGGAGCGGATCGCGCCCTTTTTCGAGGAGGTCGGCCGGATCGGGCTCCTGGATCCGCACCAGCGCCAGGATCCCCTGATCGGAAGAACCCGCCGCCAGGTCTTCCAGCAGACCGTCGGCGAGGACCGACACCGGAATGCCGTGGCGCATGGCCAGCCTTGCCAGCGCTCTGGGGTGGGTCTGTCCGGCCGCGCCCTGCGCCAGGATCAGATGGGCGACGCGCTCGGGAGCCGCCATGGCCTCCGGCACCAGGCGGGATCCCCAAAGAAGGAACATTCCCTGGCGCCGCCGCTCCCGCGGCTCGGATTCGAGCTTGCGCAGCCTGCGGAAGAGGGGATTCTTGCGGCTGAGGATCGGTTCCGTCATGCTAGACCTTCTTCGAGGGACGAGGGGCATGCAGAGAATCGTGCTGACACACTCGGAATCGGACGCTCCCGCCGGCATCGAGCGGGCGGCTGAGATTCTCCACGGCGGCGGACTGGTGATCTACCCCACCGACACGCTGTACGCCATCGGCTGCGACCCGCGCTCGGCCACGGCGCTCGAGCGGCTCGTGGATATGAAGCGGCGTCCGGCGACGCTGCGCTTGCCGATGGTGGCTGCAGACCGGGACCAGGTGGAGCGGGTGGCGCGCCTGCGGACCTACCGCGAGCGCGCCCTGGCCGATCGCTTCTGGCCGGGACCGTTGACGCTGGTGCTTCCTCGGCGGATTGAGGCCCCCCTCGCCCCCTGGTCCTGGGGAGATACTCTCGCCGTGCGCGTCCCCGGGAGCCCGCCGGCGCGCGCGCTGGCTCGCGCGCTCGGATCACCTCTTCCATCCACCAGCGCCAACCTGTCGGGTCAAGCGGCCCCCTGCGACAGCGCAGCGATTGCCTCCGACCTGCTCGACGGAGTCGATCTCCTGATCGACGCCGGCGCGCTGGCGCCCAGCCCCCCTTCCAGCATCGTGCAGGTGACGGAAGACTCCTGGCGCCTCCTGCGCGCCGGAGCCGTATCCGTTGAGGAACTGATCGCGTTGCTCGGCCCGCCCGAGGCCGTTATCACCGGGCGAGACTGACTCTCTCCAGCACGTGGAAGTCGGCCGCCGCCGTCAGCTCGAAGCCCACCACGCGATTGCGCACCACCGCCAGATTCGACTTGTGCCACAGGTTCACATAAGGAAGCTCTTCCGCCAGGATCTGCTGGATCCTTCCATAGATCTTCTTGCGTTCCGCAGGATCGCTTGCGCGGGTTCCCTCCTCCAGCAGCCGATCCACCTCCGAGTTGCGGTAGCGCACCCGATTGAACCCTTTCGGCGGAAGATAGGCGGAGCCGAAGCGCATGCGGAAAACATCGGGGTCCAGAAGCTGGGTCCACTGCAGCGAGAAGACCTGAAAGCGCCCGGCCTTGATGTCGTCGTAGAAGGTGCCCCACTCGAAGCTACGGATCTCCAGCTCGATGCCGACCTGCGCCAGCTGCTCCTGGAAGACGCTGGCCTGCACCCGCGCCAGCTCGGCGGTCGTCGTCTTGTAAGTGAGGCGGAAGCGCGGCTGTGGTCCATCGCCGTCGGGGTCGCGGTAGCCGGCCTCGTCCAGGAGCGCAGCGGCGCGCTTCGGGTCGTAGTCGTGACGCGTCACGTTTCCCTCGAAAGCCCAGTTGTCGGGAGGCAGCAGCCCCACCGCCTCGCGCGCCAGCCCGTGCAGCAGGATGTCGATGATCCTCCGGCGATCCAGTGCGAAGGCGATCGCCTGGCGGACCTTCACGTTGCGCAGCACCGGATCGTCCAGGTTGAACCCCAGGTAGGTGGTGCTGTTGCTCGGGCCGGAGAGGATCTTGAGATTCGGCGAGGATCGAAGGGCCCAGACCTGGTCCGGAGTCAGGTCGTTGACCACCAGGTCGGTGCTTCCTTTCATGAGCTCCTGCTGCCGCGAGACCGCCTCGGGGACGATCTTCAGCCGGATCCTCGGGCAGGGCGGCTTGCCGCGGAAATAGCCGTCGAAGGCCTGCAGGACGATTTCCTGATCGCGGCGCGATTCCACAAACCGGAAAGGACCGGTGCCGACGGGGCGGGTGGCGGGAGAATCGCCTGCTCCCTGCGGCAGGATGCCGACTCCCAGGTTGGCGAGGAAAGGGGAGAAGGGCTCGCGCAGGCGGAGCACCACCGTGGCGTCGTCGGGCGTTGCGATTTCCTCGAGCACCTGCATGTCGCCCTTGCGGAACGAGACCACCTCGTCGTGGAGGATCGACTCGAAGGTGTAGCGCACGTCGCGCGAAGTCAGGGGCCGGCCGTCATGGAAGCGTACGTTGGGCCTGAGGTGGAACACGTAATGGAGCGCGTCGGGTTGCTCCCAGGAGACCGCCAGGTCGGGCAGCACCTCGCCGGAAGGACCGAAGCGCACCAGGCCGTTGTAGAGGAGCTGATGGACGCGGCGCGACGACTCGTCGCTCCCCAGACGAGGATCCAGGCTGGAGGGCCCGACGTCGATGGCCAGTGTCAGGAGATCCGCGGGAATGGTGCGGGCCCGCGGGCAGCCGAGGAGGAAGACGGCAACCAGGGCCGAAAGCAGGCATCGCTTCATCGCGGGGCCCCCGAGGTCGAACCGGCGCGGATTCTAGCGAAAGGAGGAATACGCCGGCAAGGCAAGGGAGGCAAAAGATAGCTCCGCCGGTTGTTGGAGGCACGCGGCAGCACTATAATTTCTCCCGTTCGTAAGCGGCTGCCCGATCCTGAACCCCTCTTCCTCGGTCCACACAAGCGTGCGTCTCACCATCATTCTTATAGTTGCCGGATTGGCTGCGTCGCTGTGCGCGGCGGCGCCGGCCGGGAAGCCGCGGGTCGTCATTCTGGGCTTCGACGGGGCCGACCCCAAGCTGGTGGAGCAGCTGATGGGGGAGGGGAAGCTGCCCAACCTTTCGAAGCTGTCCCAGGAAGGGAGCTATACGCGTCTGGCGACCACCAATCCGCCGCAGACTCCGGTCTCCTGGTCCACCTTCTCCACCGGCATCAACCCGGGCAGGACCGAGATTTTCGACTTCCTCAAGCGCATCGACGGCACCTATGTGCCGGAATTCGCCATGGCGACGGAGAGCCGCAAGCCCTTCATGCTGGGAGCTCGGACACCCGTGGCGGCAGGGTGCGCCGTCGGATTGGCGCTGCTGCTCCTCGGAGGCGCCGTCGCCTGGCTGGCCCGGCCGGCGCGCCGGTGGGTGGCCATCGGCACGGTGCTGCTCGCGGTGGCGGGGGGCTCGGGAGCGGGATGGGTCGCAAAGACCAAGCTGCCGGCCGAGGTGCCGAACGCCATCAACCATCGCAAAGGGACGACGATGTGGGGCTGGGCCTCGCAGCACGGCGTTCGCAGCCGCGTCCTGCACGTCCCCAATACCTTTCCCGCCGAGCCGATGCATGGCGGCGCCATGCTTTCGGGGCTGGGCGTTCCCGACCTGCGCGGCCGCATCGGCTCGCCCGCTTTCTACAGCTCCGACGCCGCGCTGAAGAGCCGCCTGGAAGAGAACCAGTTCAGCATCGAGTTCGTGCAGCTCGACTCCGATCGCGGGCATCTCGAGACGCACGTGGTGGGACCCTACAACAAGCCGTTCTTCGACTACCGGGTGGACGACGCGCTGGCGGCCCTGCCGCAGGGGGCCGACCGCTCGGCGGCGCGCAAGAAGGCGGAGAAGGACCTCGAGGACCGCGGAATCGCCCGCCGGATCGATCTGCCCATGGATCTGGAGGTGGGAGACAGCTCGCTCAAGGTGCGCGTGTCGGGCCATGAGCAGACACTGGCGCCGGGGGAGTGGAGCGACTGGTTCGTCCTCGATTTCCCGGTGAACTGGCTGGTGGATCACGTCGGTGGGATCCGCGGCATGGCGCGCTTCAAGCTGCTTTCCCTGAAGCCGCACGTGCAGCTCTACCTGTCGCCGATCAACTTCCATCCCGATTTCGAGCCGATCCCGTTTTCCTCTCCGAAGGGGTTTGCCGCCTCGCTGGTCCCGTCGATCGGACTGTTCAAGACGCTGGGCTGGCCGATCGACACCTGGACCCCGAGCGCGGGGCTGGGAGACGACACCCTGTTCCTGGAGGACATGGACTTCACGGTGCGCAAGCAGGAGGCGATGATGGACCGCTTCCTGAAATCGGGAGAGGACCGCCTCTACGTGCAGGTCTACGACTTTCCCGATCGCATCGGACATCTCTGGTGGCGGATGCTGGATCCGAAGCACCCCCTCTACGACCCGGTGGAGGCGGCGCGCTTCGGCTCCGAGATGGAGAAGGCCTATATCCGGATGGACTCGATTGTGGGCAAGGCGCGCGCCATGCTGCCTCCCGAGACGCTGCTGATGGTCTGCTCGGACCACGGCTTCGCCTCGTTCCGGCGCGGGATGAACTACAACACCTGGCTGGTGCGCAACGGCTGGATGATCCTCAAGGAAGGACCCGGCGGCACGCGCAGCCTGGAGGACCTGTTCGATCGCGGGGAGACGGGGGAGTTCTTCAAGTTCGTCGACTGGTCCCGGACGCGCGCCTATGCCATGGGGCTGGGGAGCATTTACGTGAACCTCGCGGGACGCGAGCCGCGCGGCAGCGTCGCGCCGGGGCAGGAATACGAAGCAGTGCGCCAGGGGATTATCGACGGGCTGCAGGCCTACGTCGATCCCGACACCGGAGAGCACCCCGTGCTGCGGGTCTACCGGCGCGAAGATATGTATAAGGGATTCGATCCGGCGCTCATCCCCGACCTGCGGGCGGCCAACAGCGAGCACTACCGCGTGGGATGGCAGACGGCCCTGGGCGAGGTGCCGCCGAACACGGTGGAGGACAACCGCAAGCTGTGGAGCGGCGATCACTGCTCGGTGGATCCGAGCCTGGTTCCGGGGATCCTCTTCTCGTCGCGCAAGCTGGTGCGTGAGAATCCCGGCATCCAGGATGTCTTCCCGAGCGTCCTGCAGGTCCTGGATTTGCCGCCGGTGGAAGGAATCGACGGCCGGAGCTTCTTCTGATGCGCCGCGGGGCGCGCGCCGCCGCACGGATCGGCGTGGCCCTGGCGCTCGTGAGCCTGGCGGCCATGGCGCGCGCGGACGACCCGGACGCGCGCGCGGAGGAGAGTCGCCGTCTGGATCGGGTCCGGGAAGAGATCGCCCGCCTCCAGGCGATGGTCGGCAGGGCGCGGGACGAGGAGAAGGGATTGCTGGGAGATCTGCATCGCATGGATCTGGAGATGGCGCTGCACGAGCGGCAGATCGCGCTGACCGGCGCGGAGCTGGTGCGCTGCCGCGCCGAGCTCAAGGAAGCCACCCGCCGGGCGGAGGAGAGTCAGGCGAAGCTGGAGAGCGGCCGCCGGCAGCTCGCCGAGAGGATTCGGGCGATGTACCGGGCCGGTCCGGTGCGGGCCGAGCGTGTGCTCCTGACCTCCGACAATCCGGCCGAAGTGGTCAGCGCCTATCGACTCGCGGAGCGCTCGGCCGCCGCCGATCAGGAGCGGGTGGCGGAGTTTCGCAGTCTGGAGGCGCAGTGGCGTGCCACCC encodes:
- a CDS encoding EAL domain-containing protein, which codes for MAGEDGRDLRSMLLGYKSALYDPNTSLYAYPFHFDDLQRMVEYRPALGLIYLRVFDLDRIEWLCGWEVFDTILREMAQEAARLRGSTYPNGTLLASIGIHGGGFVLFLPENFLGSEPSLADLEAIAAALARKLHGAVCHRIPEEISAEVEINAGFSLLRCDPMFRLERLVYRAVDEARVMAEKAAHRDDARRGAELRQIIRAGLVETYFQPIVHVHSGEVFGYEALTRGPRGTMFETPKALFGLSDRLRISPLLDGVCRRRALAAARGLDAGVKLFLNLLPSALADPRFAVEEDGVREGEMAASDVVLEITERSGIEDFDAFGRRLERLRSRGFQVAIDDVGTGYSSLQTISEVRPEFLKIDHSLVKEVDRTLIKQEIVASILQLGERIGSRVIAEGIETEQEYEMVRGFGVQLGQGYFFGAPGPPPAGAGRPAAGV
- a CDS encoding ATP-binding protein; the encoded protein is MFPLALADLLPCGAVIAGFLGTWLQTPWGRFMLLLALLALLSVALLLILIPLARRSSTLLLHSLAVRLEGARLGVPAAIHPREDSSEAKGLVESVNRLVEGAAGRERDLRGRIGHLEALLDLPRDVGLLATDAEGRITTFGPGAVALLGYSAAEVTGRHIEALFPDAAWKELLPKLTRRSRREEGLRVGTVMIRRDLSEMPVTISIGPEPAAREPYRFVAVLQDAGAQQQEARRLQQLQRQASILLETVQDAVLVCRDGRIAEANSASEGLLGARREELIGRSFKELLAPEDLLSGLHYLDAAQDREESLEFSARLAVPGGAPRRVRIRLKRFPSGAGFSILAAVRGEATAAVGPVEEASIRQLLDAALDSVSEGILVQEADPAGAAGFLLVNRRLEEFLGAPGREVLAWSPTRLIEELRARGAAPEGLALPQGPEDPPLVITLRIPSDRTLEVRSGPLRDGAGGMQGRILSFRDVSASRAAEQALRQGHDELAAARGRLEEAVAALQAAKADLAARNEQLERLNRDLRSVDEMKSGLLANVSHELQTPLVLIKGYTEMILKRKIGPLTGEQEKGLGVALRNIDRLVEMIDNLLDFSRMERGESPLDLEEFPLRQVIDEAVELLRGKLETAGLSLTTEYETDDLMVRADRGKISQVFINLLSNAVKFNRPQGSIEIRVGAPEGGNVAVEISDTGIGIPPAERERIFDRFYQVESIPQRHEGTGIGLSIVKEILALHHCEIAVESVEGEGSRFRFTLPRGASPAPPRPRPGARQGHPQPR
- a CDS encoding RNA methyltransferase; translation: MTEPILSRKNPLFRRLRKLESEPRERRRQGMFLLWGSRLVPEAMAAPERVAHLILAQGAAGQTHPRALARLAMRHGIPVSVLADGLLEDLAAGSSDQGILALVRIQEPDPADLLEKGRDPLLLVLDRVRDPGNLGTLLRLGEAAGVRAVVLLPGTADPYQTRAGRASAGSVLRVPLLHPASSVEWRRLAEARRIRQVVTLSDGGVPPARADLKGPLALVFGNEGDGVSPELVAACDTRVTIQMGGSVESLNVAAAAAILLYEAYRQRAAK
- a CDS encoding L-threonylcarbamoyladenylate synthase; amino-acid sequence: MQRIVLTHSESDAPAGIERAAEILHGGGLVIYPTDTLYAIGCDPRSATALERLVDMKRRPATLRLPMVAADRDQVERVARLRTYRERALADRFWPGPLTLVLPRRIEAPLAPWSWGDTLAVRVPGSPPARALARALGSPLPSTSANLSGQAAPCDSAAIASDLLDGVDLLIDAGALAPSPPSSIVQVTEDSWRLLRAGAVSVEELIALLGPPEAVITGRD
- a CDS encoding ABC transporter substrate-binding protein yields the protein MKRCLLSALVAVFLLGCPRARTIPADLLTLAIDVGPSSLDPRLGSDESSRRVHQLLYNGLVRFGPSGEVLPDLAVSWEQPDALHYVFHLRPNVRFHDGRPLTSRDVRYTFESILHDEVVSFRKGDMQVLEEIATPDDATVVLRLREPFSPFLANLGVGILPQGAGDSPATRPVGTGPFRFVESRRDQEIVLQAFDGYFRGKPPCPRIRLKIVPEAVSRQQELMKGSTDLVVNDLTPDQVWALRSSPNLKILSGPSNSTTYLGFNLDDPVLRNVKVRQAIAFALDRRRIIDILLHGLAREAVGLLPPDNWAFEGNVTRHDYDPKRAAALLDEAGYRDPDGDGPQPRFRLTYKTTTAELARVQASVFQEQLAQVGIELEIRSFEWGTFYDDIKAGRFQVFSLQWTQLLDPDVFRMRFGSAYLPPKGFNRVRYRNSEVDRLLEEGTRASDPAERKKIYGRIQQILAEELPYVNLWHKSNLAVVRNRVVGFELTAAADFHVLERVSLAR
- a CDS encoding alkaline phosphatase family protein, coding for MRLTIILIVAGLAASLCAAAPAGKPRVVILGFDGADPKLVEQLMGEGKLPNLSKLSQEGSYTRLATTNPPQTPVSWSTFSTGINPGRTEIFDFLKRIDGTYVPEFAMATESRKPFMLGARTPVAAGCAVGLALLLLGGAVAWLARPARRWVAIGTVLLAVAGGSGAGWVAKTKLPAEVPNAINHRKGTTMWGWASQHGVRSRVLHVPNTFPAEPMHGGAMLSGLGVPDLRGRIGSPAFYSSDAALKSRLEENQFSIEFVQLDSDRGHLETHVVGPYNKPFFDYRVDDALAALPQGADRSAARKKAEKDLEDRGIARRIDLPMDLEVGDSSLKVRVSGHEQTLAPGEWSDWFVLDFPVNWLVDHVGGIRGMARFKLLSLKPHVQLYLSPINFHPDFEPIPFSSPKGFAASLVPSIGLFKTLGWPIDTWTPSAGLGDDTLFLEDMDFTVRKQEAMMDRFLKSGEDRLYVQVYDFPDRIGHLWWRMLDPKHPLYDPVEAARFGSEMEKAYIRMDSIVGKARAMLPPETLLMVCSDHGFASFRRGMNYNTWLVRNGWMILKEGPGGTRSLEDLFDRGETGEFFKFVDWSRTRAYAMGLGSIYVNLAGREPRGSVAPGQEYEAVRQGIIDGLQAYVDPDTGEHPVLRVYRREDMYKGFDPALIPDLRAANSEHYRVGWQTALGEVPPNTVEDNRKLWSGDHCSVDPSLVPGILFSSRKLVRENPGIQDVFPSVLQVLDLPPVEGIDGRSFF